In one Spirosoma rigui genomic region, the following are encoded:
- a CDS encoding RNA polymerase sigma factor — protein MNATPLPVPIVKMTDREQPSVGETVRQERSRLLSFIRRRLPDPDEAEDVLQDVFMELTEAYRLAKPIERVASWLFAVARNKISDWYRKTPPGRMVSIDGSDEDDDAGTPVLASWLTTTDEGGPESEFFRETLMNALTDALAELPTEQREVFVQHELEGRSFREMAAEWNVSVNTLLSRKRYAVLHLRERLRDLYDDFLDE, from the coding sequence GTGAACGCCACCCCTCTACCCGTACCAATCGTCAAGATGACTGATCGCGAGCAGCCATCAGTTGGGGAAACCGTGCGTCAGGAACGGAGTCGGTTGCTTTCGTTTATTCGCCGGCGACTCCCTGACCCCGACGAGGCCGAAGACGTACTGCAGGACGTGTTCATGGAACTGACCGAAGCCTATCGGTTGGCCAAGCCTATCGAGCGGGTCGCGTCCTGGCTGTTCGCCGTTGCCCGCAACAAAATCAGTGACTGGTACCGCAAGACGCCACCTGGCCGTATGGTGTCGATCGACGGGAGCGACGAGGATGACGATGCCGGGACGCCGGTGCTGGCTTCCTGGCTGACTACCACCGACGAGGGGGGACCCGAAAGTGAATTTTTCCGCGAAACGCTCATGAATGCCCTGACCGATGCGCTGGCCGAACTCCCCACCGAGCAGCGGGAAGTGTTTGTGCAGCACGAGCTGGAAGGACGGAGCTTTCGGGAGATGGCCGCTGAGTGGAACGTATCGGTCAATACGTTGCTGTCGCGCAAACGGTATGCGGTGCTTCATCTACGCGAGCGGCTACGTGATCTGTACGATGATTTTCTGGATGAATAA
- the egtD gene encoding L-histidine N(alpha)-methyltransferase, whose protein sequence is MMLETSVAVDPALIEEVRTGLQLMPKRLSSRFFYDAEGSRIFQAIMHAPEYYLTRSEYEILDTYKDDLLRLFAPADRPFELVELGAGDGLKTKLLLGHFHDAQADFAYVPVDISADALTGLVTDINRQWPDLRIRSRHDDYFNALEQLSDESDARRVVLFLGSNIGNFTPGDAVDFYGQLYDRLQPGDLVLTGFDLQKHPSIIHAAYNDQAGLTRDFNLNLLRRINRDLDANFDLDTFSHYETYNPENGEARSYLVSEKKQTVQIAELNMAVSFEPGEIIHTEISRKFTRAQIDDLAHRTGFSVTGWFTDANGYFADVVFER, encoded by the coding sequence ATGATGCTGGAAACCAGTGTAGCCGTTGACCCGGCGCTGATCGAAGAGGTGCGGACGGGTCTGCAACTAATGCCCAAGCGGCTCTCATCGCGATTTTTCTACGATGCCGAAGGAAGTCGTATTTTCCAGGCCATCATGCATGCGCCGGAATATTACCTGACCCGCTCGGAATACGAGATTCTGGATACGTACAAAGACGATTTATTACGGCTGTTCGCCCCTGCCGATCGGCCTTTCGAACTGGTTGAACTTGGCGCGGGCGATGGGCTAAAGACGAAACTCCTGCTCGGTCATTTCCACGACGCGCAGGCCGACTTTGCCTACGTGCCCGTCGATATATCGGCCGATGCCCTCACCGGGCTGGTTACCGACATCAACAGGCAGTGGCCCGATCTGCGCATTCGGTCGCGGCACGACGACTATTTCAACGCTCTTGAACAGCTGTCCGACGAGTCTGACGCCCGGCGGGTCGTTCTGTTTCTGGGATCGAACATCGGCAACTTCACCCCAGGCGATGCTGTAGATTTTTACGGCCAGCTGTACGACCGGCTGCAGCCCGGTGACCTGGTTCTGACGGGCTTCGACCTGCAGAAGCACCCGTCTATCATCCACGCGGCCTATAATGACCAGGCCGGGTTAACCCGGGATTTCAACCTGAACCTGCTCCGGCGCATCAACCGCGACCTGGACGCCAATTTCGATCTCGACACGTTCAGTCACTACGAAACATATAATCCGGAGAACGGGGAAGCCCGCTCATACCTGGTCAGCGAGAAAAAGCAGACGGTACAGATTGCCGAACTGAACATGGCCGTCTCGTTTGAGCCGGGTGAAATCATCCATACCGAAATATCCCGTAAGTTCACCCGCGCCCAGATTGACGATCTGGCTCATCGCACCGGCTTTTCGGTAACGGGCTGGTTTACCGATGCCAACGGTTATTTTGCCGATGTTGTCTTCGAACGGTAA
- the egtB gene encoding ergothioneine biosynthesis protein EgtB: MVAEQTLTDQYLRVRAHSEAICEGLETEDYVVQPVADVSPPKWHLGHTTWFWETFVLVPNAPGYQLFHDDFSYVFNSYYETVGKRVLRTDRGNLSRPTVAGVYQYRAYVDEHMSRFLDGYEAMPADLLALIELGLNHEQQHQELLIYDIKYILGHNPLLPAVAMPMVTRQEARFLSAPANPPAVVPEGVYTVGYQPSDNPDGQSFHFDNEETAHKVYLNQTTLAGDLVTNAEYMKFINAGGYQNFRHWLADGWAWVNTNGIQAPLYWHQIDGTWWQYTFDGLAPVDPNAPVCHVSQYEADAYARWKGTRLPTEFEWEAAATLATGTPLRWGMRWEWTNSAYLPYPGFVTAEGAVGEYNGKFMSGQIVLRGASVATPDGHSRPTYRNFFQPDKRWPFTGIRLVNL; encoded by the coding sequence ATGGTTGCCGAACAAACGCTTACCGATCAATACCTCCGGGTCCGGGCGCATTCCGAAGCGATATGCGAGGGGCTGGAAACCGAAGATTATGTCGTGCAACCCGTTGCTGACGTGAGCCCGCCGAAGTGGCACCTCGGGCACACGACCTGGTTCTGGGAAACATTTGTGCTGGTGCCCAACGCCCCCGGTTATCAGCTTTTCCACGACGATTTTAGTTATGTCTTCAATAGCTATTACGAAACCGTTGGCAAACGGGTGCTTCGTACCGACCGGGGTAACCTGAGCCGCCCCACTGTAGCGGGCGTGTATCAGTACCGGGCGTATGTCGATGAGCACATGAGCCGGTTTCTGGACGGATACGAAGCGATGCCGGCCGATTTGCTGGCACTCATCGAACTGGGACTCAACCACGAGCAGCAGCACCAGGAATTGCTCATTTACGATATCAAATACATTCTGGGGCACAATCCGCTGCTGCCCGCCGTGGCCATGCCGATGGTGACGCGGCAGGAAGCCCGGTTTCTGTCGGCACCGGCTAACCCGCCTGCCGTTGTGCCCGAAGGTGTCTACACCGTTGGATACCAGCCTTCGGACAATCCGGACGGGCAGTCGTTTCATTTCGACAACGAAGAGACAGCGCACAAGGTCTATCTGAATCAGACGACGCTGGCTGGCGATCTGGTCACCAATGCCGAGTACATGAAATTTATCAACGCCGGGGGCTACCAGAACTTTCGTCACTGGCTGGCCGACGGCTGGGCCTGGGTCAACACCAACGGTATTCAGGCCCCCCTGTACTGGCACCAGATCGACGGAACGTGGTGGCAGTATACGTTCGATGGACTGGCTCCCGTCGATCCGAATGCGCCGGTTTGCCACGTCAGTCAATACGAGGCCGATGCCTATGCGCGCTGGAAAGGGACGCGTCTTCCCACCGAATTTGAGTGGGAAGCTGCGGCTACTCTGGCCACCGGTACGCCCCTGCGCTGGGGAATGCGGTGGGAGTGGACTAACTCGGCCTATCTGCCGTATCCCGGTTTTGTAACCGCCGAGGGAGCCGTGGGCGAATACAACGGTAAATTCATGAGCGGGCAAATCGTCCTGCGCGGGGCGTCAGTAGCTACCCCCGATGGACATTCGCGGCCAACCTACCGCAATTTTTTTCAACCGGATAAACGATGGCCATTCACTGGCATACGACTGGTGAACCTATAA